The nucleotide sequence AGTCGAACCTGGAAAAGCTTTTCTGGAGTTTTGCACTCAAGCTCAGCACGCATTTAGGGTATAAGCCTAAATTAGATGCCTGCGTAAACTGTGGTAAGGAGATAAAAGAGGAAGAGGTTTTCTTCAGCCCGGAAAGAGGCGGGGTGATCTGCAAAAAGTGCGCAAAGGAGGATGAATATTTTCTCAAGCTCAACCGGAAATCGTATCTTATAGCCAGGAAGCTTCTATCCCTGGATATTAACAAGGCGGATAAATTCCCCGTAGATAAAGAAAACCTGGAAGAGATCGCTGAGCTGGTCAAGAGTTTTATCAGTTATCATACCGGAGCAAAAGAGCTAAAAACTCTGGAATTCTTGAGGAAGATTTCGGGTTAATCAACAGGAACTTTTTGGAGGAAAGGTGGCAAACAAGAAAAGTCAAGATTTAATGGATAAACTGGTCTCCCTGTGTAAAAGGAGAGGTTTCATTTTCCAGTCCAGCGAGATCTATGGGGGGATAAATAGCTGCTGGGATTATGGGCCCTTAGGCGTGGAGCTTAAGAATAACATCAAACAGTGCTGGTGGAAAAGTATGACCCAGTTCCGGGATGATATCGAAGGGCTGGATGCCTCGATTCTAATGCATCCGCAGGTCTGGGTGACCTCAGGTCACGTAGCTTCTTTTGCTGACCCGATGGTAGACTGCAAGAACTGCAAGATGAGATTCAGAGCAGAAGAAGTTCAGGGAACGAAATGCCCTAATTGCGGTGGAGAATTGACTGAAGCCAGGCAGTTCAATCTGATGTTCAAAACCCATATGGGTCCAGTGGAGGATGATGCTTCAATGGTCTATCTTCGTCCGGAAACTGCCCAGGGTATTTATGTCAATTTCCTAAACGTATTAGCCCCTTCCAGGCAGAAACCTCCTTTCGGAATTGCTCAGATAGGGAAGGCTTTTAGAAACGAGATCTCCCCTGGCAATTTCATCTTCCGCTCGCGTGAATTCGAGCAGATGGAGATGCAGTTTTTTATCAACCCCAAAGAAGACGACAAATGGATCGAATACTGGAAAGAGGAGAGAATGAAATGGTATCATTCTCTGGGGATAAAAAAAGAAAACCTGCGGTTTCACCAGCACGATAAAAAGGAATTAGCTTTTTATGCCAAGATGGCTTTTGACATAGAATATAATTTCCCCTTTGGCTGGAAGGAGATCGAGGGGATTCATAACCGCACCGATTATGACCTTTCCCGGCACACCCAGGCAACCGGGAAAGACCTTTCCTATTATGATGACCTGACCAGGGAAAGGTTTATTCCATACATAATCGAGACCTCAGCCGGGGTTGACCGCTCGTTGCTGGTCTGCCTGGTGGATGCTTACCACGAAGAGGTGGTCAAGGATGAGGAAAGAACCGTTTTGAAATTAGATCCCAAAATCGCGCCGATCAAAGCCGGGGTGTATCCCCTGGTCAAAAGGGAGAATATGCCAGAGATAGCAAAAAAGATCGAAGATCTGTTAAGACCTCATTTTAAGGTCTTCTATGATGAAGGGGGTGCCATTGGCAGAAGGTACAGAAGGCAGGATGAGGTGGGAACTCCATTCGGCATAACAGTTGACTCCCAGACGCTACAAGATCAGACAGTGACCTTGCGGGAGCGGGATTCGATGGAGCAGGTAAGAGTGAAAATTGATGAACTGGTGGGTGTTTTGAAAAAGAAGATATGGGGAAATTAAGTAGACAGTAGACAGCATACAGTAAACAGGGAAAAACAACGTAGGGGCGACCCCCCGCGGTCGCCCGAGCCGTAGCCGTATGTCAATCATGATGAAGTCAGATTGACATCTCTGTGTCATTCTGAGCCCTACGGGCGAAGAATCTATAAAACCTGTAGTATAGGAAGCACTAATAGATACTTCGCTTCGCTCAGCATGACAGCTAAAAAAGTAATTAATCAGCCCTAACGTAGTAATAGGAGGTACTTTTTTATGAAACCCACAGATGAATTAAAAGAAGAGCACAAGGTCATTTTGAGGATGCTGAAGATTTTGGAAAAGGTCTCACAGAGTTTAGATGAAGGTAAAGAGGTTAAGCCTGAAGTCTTCAAGAAAGCAATTGATTTCATACGCAATTTTGCTGACAAGTGCCATCATGGCAAAGAAGAGGATACTCTTTTCCCGATGATGGAGAAATACGGGATACCCAGGGAGG is from Candidatus Zixiibacteriota bacterium and encodes:
- a CDS encoding glycine--tRNA ligase, with protein sequence MDKLVSLCKRRGFIFQSSEIYGGINSCWDYGPLGVELKNNIKQCWWKSMTQFRDDIEGLDASILMHPQVWVTSGHVASFADPMVDCKNCKMRFRAEEVQGTKCPNCGGELTEARQFNLMFKTHMGPVEDDASMVYLRPETAQGIYVNFLNVLAPSRQKPPFGIAQIGKAFRNEISPGNFIFRSREFEQMEMQFFINPKEDDKWIEYWKEERMKWYHSLGIKKENLRFHQHDKKELAFYAKMAFDIEYNFPFGWKEIEGIHNRTDYDLSRHTQATGKDLSYYDDLTRERFIPYIIETSAGVDRSLLVCLVDAYHEEVVKDEERTVLKLDPKIAPIKAGVYPLVKRENMPEIAKKIEDLLRPHFKVFYDEGGAIGRRYRRQDEVGTPFGITVDSQTLQDQTVTLRERDSMEQVRVKIDELVGVLKKKIWGN